Part of the Gemmatimonadales bacterium genome, TCACGCCCGCGCGCTCCTTGCCATCACCGACATGGCGAAGGTCTCCAAGCTCGCGCACCAGGTGGTCGAACGCGGTTGGTCGGTCCGCGAGGTCGAAGCGCTGGTCCGCGGAGAATCTCCCGACCTTCGCCGGACCCGCATGATGAAGAAGCCCGCCGCGCACAAGCCTGCCACTGGCGACGCCCGCCGGGTCGAAGATGCGCTCCGACAGCATCTCGGAACCGACGTGCGATTGACGGCGAAGCGCCGAGGGCGTGGATTGGTCAGCATCTCCTACTACTCGAATGACGATCTGGCGCGGCTGCTCGAAGTCATTCTCGGGCACCCCTTTCAAGGGTGAGATGACGTGAAGCCTCGATTCTGGTTAATGGCAGTTGCTGCCGTTGCCGCGTGCGCCAGGCACGACGCATCATCGCACGCGCTCCGCGTGGCGCTCATCACCCCCGGCTCAATCGCGGATGCCGCGTGGAATGCCGGCGCATATCAGGGGCTCCTGCAGATACGCGACTCCCTCGGCGCGGCGATTTCGAATATTGAAGCGACCACACCGTCCCAGCAGGAGGAAGCGCTGCGCAGTTACGCGGCGCAGGGCTACACCATCGTCTTCGGACACGGATACGAGTTCCAGGCGCCGGCGGAGCGCGTCGCGCACGATTATCCCAATACGATCTTCGTGATCACCAGCGGCGAACGCGTCAGCGGTCGCGTCGTGCCGCTGATCTTCCGCATCCACGAGGCGACGTATCTCGCCGGGATGGTGGCCGGTGCGATGACAAAGACGGGAAGGATCGGCTTCATCGGTGGGATGGAGCTTCCGCCGATCAAGCTCGGCTACGACGGATGGCTACAGGGCGCGCGCGCCGTGAGGCCGGACGTCGAATCGCGGATCACCTATCTCAACACCTTCGACGATGCGGGCGCCGGCAAGGAAGCGGCGTTGGCGATGATCCATCTTGGCGTCGATCAGATCCATCACAACGCCGACGCCGCCGCACTCGGAGTATTCGCCGCGGCGAAGGATTCACCCGGCGTATTTGTGTATGGTGCGAACGGCGATCAGACGTCGCTCGCTCCCGAACGCGTCATCGCGTCGGCGGTCGTCGACCTTCCCCGGGCGCTGATGCTGGTTGGACGGGAGGTGCGGTCGGGTCACTTCACGCCGCACGCAGAGAGTTTCGGACTCAAGAGCGGCGTGATTCGACTCGCGGTCAATCCGGCACTGGCCGGGTCGTGGCCCGCCGGTCTCAAGGATCGCGTCGCTGCCGCGAGTGATTCAATCATGGCCGGGACACTGCACGTCGCCGGTCAGACAGTACCATGACGGCAGCCACGCTCGGTGATGTAGCGGCCTATCTCGATGAGTACCTCGCGATCGATCGAATTCCGGATCATGAGACGGCGCTGAACGGTCTGCAGCTCGAAAACAGCGGCGTCGTGACCGGCTTTGTCGCCGCAGTTGACGCATCACAACAGACGATCAACCGCGTGGTCGCGGAGTGCGCTCCCGGCACGATGCTGGTGGTGCATCACGGACTCTTCTGGGACGGCAATCAACCGGTGCGGGGCCGCCGGTATCGCAAGCTTCGGACGCTGATCGATCACGATGTCGCTGTATACGCCGCGCACATTCCGCTCGACGTGCATTCCGTGGTCGGCAACAACGCCGTGCTCGCTCGCGAGCTGGGAATCACGGATCCGACGCCATTCGACGTGTACCGTGGCGTACCATTCGGCGCTGCGGGTACGCTTGTCATGACACGTGACGCACTGGTCGAGCGCCTCGAACAGCTGCTGCACACGCCGGTCCAGCTCGTCCCGGGAGGACCGGAGACAACCTCGCACGTAGGCGTGATAACCGGCGCCGCCGGTGATCGCGTGCCGGCGGCGCACCATGCCGGGCTTGACACATACATCACCGGCGAAGGCGCCCATCACACCGTGTTTGACGCACTCGAGCTCGGCGTCAATCTGATCTACGCCGGGCACTATGCCACCGAGACCGTGGGCGTCCAGGCGCTCGCCCGGCAACTGGCGGAGCGCTACCGGTTGCCGTGGGTGTTTCACGACCATCCGACCGGGCGATGACCGGGTGACTCCGCGCCCGCCGGGTCGCGGCCGATGAACCTCGCCCTTCGCCACATCTCCAAACGGTTCGGCGGCACGACGGCACTCGACGATGTCTCGCTGGCGGTGCGCGGCGGCGAGATTCACGCGCTCCTCGGCGAGAATGGTGCGGGGAAGACCACGTTGGTGCGGATCGCCTACGGCGCGCTGCGGGCCGATAGCGGCACGCTGGCGATTGACGATGGGAATGGTCCCTCCTTCACAACGGCAGGATTTCCTTCACCACGTGATGCGCGCGCTGCCGGGGTCGGGATGGTGCATCAGCACTTTACCTCGATCGATGCTCTGAGCGTCGCCGAGAACATTGCACTCACCGGCGGATGGCACGAGACGCAGCGAGCGGCGGAGCGGCGCGCCGCGGCGTTGATCGCGACGATCGGATTGCCGCTTCCCGAGCGGGTCCGAGCCGATACGCTCTCGGTGCAAATGCGGCAGCGTCTGGAGATCGTCAAGGCGCTCGCGGGCGATGCACGTGTCCTGCTGCTCGATGAACCGACCGCGGTCCTCGCCCCGCGCGAGGTCGGGGAGTTTCTCCGATTCCTTCGCCAGCTGGCGGCTCGCGGTACGGCGATCGTGCTGATCACGCACAAGCTTGATGAGGTCTTCGAAGTGGCCGACCGCGTCTCGGTCCTTCGGCGCGGCACGATGGTCTTGAGCGGTGAGATCGGCAGCCAGACGCCGCGATCACTCGCGACCGCCATGATCGGCGGCGACCTGCCGCCCCCGGCAGCGACGGCGGCGATCGAGGGGCCGATCGCAGTGCAAGCGGCAGCCCTACGCCTGCGACGCCCCCGTTCGGCAACGGTGTGGGGGAGCGATGCCGTCTCGTTCCAGATCCGTGAAGGCGAAGTCGTCGGTGTCGCCGCCATCGAGGGGAACGGACAGCGCGAGCTGTTGCGAGCAATTGCCGGCGTCGATCGATCGACGATCGTCACAGGAAAGCTCGAGGTGCGCGGTCCGATCGCGTTCATCCCGGAGGATCGCAACATCGAGGGGCTGATCCCCGATTTTACGCTGGCCGAGAACTACCTCCTTGGTACGCTGGACATGTCACCCGAATGGATCCACTGGAGTGCAGTCCGCGCCGGTGCCAATGCCGTCGTGACGGCGTTCGACGTTCGCGGCGGCGGCGCGGACGTGCAGGCGGCGGCGCTCTCCGGTGGCAACCAGCAGCGCTTCATGATGGGTCGAGCGCTGGCGCGTCGGCCGCGCGTGCTGGTGGCCGAAGATCCCACCCGCGGGCTCGATCTCGGCGCGGCGCACGCAATTCACGCCCGACTCCGCGACGCTGCCGTGCACGGCGCCGCGGTCATCGTGCATTCCTCCGACGTCGATGAGGTGCTGCTCCTGGCGCACCGCATCCTGGTCGTGGCGCGCGGCGAGGTGTGCGAATTCCCGTCGGGGACTTCTCGGGCTGTGATCGGCGACGCGATGCTCGCACTGGATCGCGTGGCGTGACGGCAACTCGTGCGATCGACACGATCGGTCGCGATGTGGGCCACGCGCTGGGGGCGTTCGCCCTGGGAGTGGTACTCCTCGCCGGATTTCTCTGGGCGGCGGGATTCGACATCAGCGGCGCGCTCACGGCGCTCTGGCAGGGTGCGTTCGGGTCATGGTATGCGCTGACATCGACGACGCTGGTGCATGCGACGCCTCTGCTGCTTCTCGGTCTCGCCTTCACGGTCGGCGCTCGCGCCGGCGCGCTGAACATCGGGATGGAGGGCCAGTTCGCCGCGGGAGCGGTTGCCGCGGTCGCCGTGGGTGTTCATGCCGGCACGCTGCCGGCGATCGTCGCGATTCCACTGGTACTGGGAGCGGGGCTCATTGCCGGTGCAGCGTGGATCGCCGTTCCAGTGATTCTTCGCGCCAGGTTCGAGATCACCGAAGTGATCTCGACGCTGTTGCTCAACTTCGTCGCCACGGCTGCGGTCAGTTACGCGGTCACCGGGCCACTGCAGGAACCATCTCGCATCTATCCGCAAAGTGCACCCATTGCACGCGCGGCGCGCCTTCCACACTTCGGCGCCGGGAGCCGACTCCACGCCGGCTTCCCGATCGCGCTGCTCATCGCCGCGCTGCTGATGATCGTATTCCACCGCACGCGCTGGGGGTTCCGGTTGCGCGCAGTCGGATCGGGCGCGCGGGCCGCCGAGATCGCCGGAGGGATTGCAACTACACGAGTGGTGGCCATGGCGCTCCTCTGGTCCGGAGCGATCGCCGGCCTCGGCGGTGCCGTCGAGGTGAGTGGTGTGTCGTATGCCCTCTTTCAGAATCTTTCGCCGGGCTACGGTTTCACCGCGATTGCCGTTGCCCTCCTCGGCCGGATGCGTCCGGCGCTGGTCGTGGTCGCCGCGATCATGTTCGGTGCACTGGAGGCAGGATCGGGAGCAATGCAGCGGGACGCCGCGATTCCCGCGGTCGGCATCCAGGTCGTGGAAGGTGTGGTCATCGTCGCCGCATTGATCGTGGCCTGGCGGCGGCCGCGATGACGGCGTCGCTGATCGTCGCTTTCGGGACAGCGTCGGTCCGGGTCACTACACCGCTGCTCCTCGCTGCGATCGGTGAGGGGATCGCCGAGCGGAGCGGGGTGATCAATCTTGGCATCGAGGGGGGCATGCTGGCCGGCGCGTTCGCTGCCGCGGTGGTCGCCACGCACGACGGCACCACCGCCGGTGTCGCGGCGGGGGCGTTCGCCGGGATCCTGGTCGCCTTTGCGTTCGGTGCGATCGCGATCTGGGGACGAACCGACCAGATCATCAGCGGGATGGCGGTCACGCTCGCGGCGACCGGACTGACTGGACTGCTCGCGCGACGCGTATGGGGGGTGGCCGGTGCCGGGTTGTCGATTCCGACGATGCATCTGGCGGCGATTCCCGGGCTCGCGTCGATTCCGATCCTCGGACCAGTGTTCTTCGACCAGCCGGCAATCACCTATGTGGCGTATCTGATGATTCCGATCGCGGCGTGGCTCCTCTTCCGGACCCGGTTCGGTCTCGAGATCAGGGCGAGCGGCGAGGGTCCCACGGCAGCGGCCGCGTGCGGAGTGGCGGTAACACGGGTGCGGATCAGTGCCGTGGTACTGGGCGGACTCTGCTCCGGCGTGGCCGGTGCATCGCTGGTGCTCGCGCAAGTCGGGGCGTTCAGTGAGCAGATGACCGCCGGGCGCGGCTTCATCGCCATCGCGATCGTGGCGCTGGGGCGCTGGAATCCCTGGGGCATTGCCGCGTCGGCGCTGGTCTTTGGCGCGGCGACAGAGAGCCAATTCCTCTTCCAGGCCGCGGGGACGACGATCCCATACCAGCTCTTCCTCGTCCTCCCGTATCTTCTGGCACTTGCTGTGATGGCGCTGGCGACCAGACGACACCGGGGACCCGCAGGACTTGCCCAGACCTTCTGACACGATTCGTGCGCTGGCGATCGCGACCGCCGCGGGCGTGGCCACGGCCTGCGGACAGCCGGCGCGCGAGCTCGCTCCGATCCGCCTCGTTCCGCTGATCACGCTTGGCGCCGACAGCGGTGCCGGTGCGATGATCACCGTACCGAACGTGAGCGCCGATCATTCCGGCGGGTTTCGCATCGTGATTCCTTCCGCCAGCGCGGTGTCCGCCGCGCCGATGGTCTACGATGATTCGGGTCGCTATCACGGAGGACTCGCGGCCGGCAGCGGCGACCAGCAGTTCGAGACGCCGCTGTTCACCCGAATCGGGCCGGGAGACTCGATCTGGATCTTCGACGCAAGCCAGCGCGCGTTTGTCTTCGATCCCGATCGGCGATTCGTCCGGTCGATTGCGCTGCCGGCCAGCCCATGGGATGCCGCCATCCTGTCCAACGGCAACATCCTGATCGCGCCGGCGAACACCGACCATCCCTTGCCGCTGCTTCTGGTGACAAGCACCGGTGCCCCCCTGCGCCAGATCGGCGCGGCCGATTCGACAATTGTGCCGGCACCCCGATGGCTGGTCGTCGACCGTGATGGGACGTTCTGGACGATGCCGACGCAATTCCGCTGGCGCCTCGAGCACTGGGATTCGAACGGCAAATCTCTCGGCGTCCTCGAACGTCACCCGTCGTGGTTCCAGCGGTACAACCGTGTCCTGCCGGTCTCTGCCACCCAGCCGCCGCAGGGATCGATTCTCGGCGCATGGCTCGACGCGACGGGGCGATTCTGGATCATGGGATCCGCGGCGGACCCGCAATGGCGCAAGGGAATCGGCTCGTCTTCGCGCGGCCAGCACGGCGGCGTCATCACCGAGCCGGACAAGGTGTTCGATACGATGATCGAAGCGATCGACCCGCACTCCCGGCAGATGATCGCCACCACGCGCCTTGACCAGGCGTACCAATCCGTCGCCGAACCCGGCGTGATCATCCGGACTGGTGACGCACCGGGAGGGTGGAAGGAGGCTATCCTGTCGCGCGTGATCCTGGACGGAAAGGAACCGTGATGTGGCAGCCATATGAGCATCGCAGCCAGCCGGTCATCTCGATGCGGCTCTTTCTCGGTCGGGTTGGCCGACATTTCCTCCTGGCGCT contains:
- a CDS encoding BMP family protein, encoding MAVAAVAACARHDASSHALRVALITPGSIADAAWNAGAYQGLLQIRDSLGAAISNIEATTPSQQEEALRSYAAQGYTIVFGHGYEFQAPAERVAHDYPNTIFVITSGERVSGRVVPLIFRIHEATYLAGMVAGAMTKTGRIGFIGGMELPPIKLGYDGWLQGARAVRPDVESRITYLNTFDDAGAGKEAALAMIHLGVDQIHHNADAAALGVFAAAKDSPGVFVYGANGDQTSLAPERVIASAVVDLPRALMLVGREVRSGHFTPHAESFGLKSGVIRLAVNPALAGSWPAGLKDRVAAASDSIMAGTLHVAGQTVP
- a CDS encoding ATP-binding cassette domain-containing protein, encoding MNLALRHISKRFGGTTALDDVSLAVRGGEIHALLGENGAGKTTLVRIAYGALRADSGTLAIDDGNGPSFTTAGFPSPRDARAAGVGMVHQHFTSIDALSVAENIALTGGWHETQRAAERRAAALIATIGLPLPERVRADTLSVQMRQRLEIVKALAGDARVLLLDEPTAVLAPREVGEFLRFLRQLAARGTAIVLITHKLDEVFEVADRVSVLRRGTMVLSGEIGSQTPRSLATAMIGGDLPPPAATAAIEGPIAVQAAALRLRRPRSATVWGSDAVSFQIREGEVVGVAAIEGNGQRELLRAIAGVDRSTIVTGKLEVRGPIAFIPEDRNIEGLIPDFTLAENYLLGTLDMSPEWIHWSAVRAGANAVVTAFDVRGGGADVQAAALSGGNQQRFMMGRALARRPRVLVAEDPTRGLDLGAAHAIHARLRDAAVHGAAVIVHSSDVDEVLLLAHRILVVARGEVCEFPSGTSRAVIGDAMLALDRVA
- a CDS encoding ABC transporter permease, encoding MTATRAIDTIGRDVGHALGAFALGVVLLAGFLWAAGFDISGALTALWQGAFGSWYALTSTTLVHATPLLLLGLAFTVGARAGALNIGMEGQFAAGAVAAVAVGVHAGTLPAIVAIPLVLGAGLIAGAAWIAVPVILRARFEITEVISTLLLNFVATAAVSYAVTGPLQEPSRIYPQSAPIARAARLPHFGAGSRLHAGFPIALLIAALLMIVFHRTRWGFRLRAVGSGARAAEIAGGIATTRVVAMALLWSGAIAGLGGAVEVSGVSYALFQNLSPGYGFTAIAVALLGRMRPALVVVAAIMFGALEAGSGAMQRDAAIPAVGIQVVEGVVIVAALIVAWRRPR
- a CDS encoding Nif3-like dinuclear metal center hexameric protein: MTAATLGDVAAYLDEYLAIDRIPDHETALNGLQLENSGVVTGFVAAVDASQQTINRVVAECAPGTMLVVHHGLFWDGNQPVRGRRYRKLRTLIDHDVAVYAAHIPLDVHSVVGNNAVLARELGITDPTPFDVYRGVPFGAAGTLVMTRDALVERLEQLLHTPVQLVPGGPETTSHVGVITGAAGDRVPAAHHAGLDTYITGEGAHHTVFDALELGVNLIYAGHYATETVGVQALARQLAERYRLPWVFHDHPTGR
- a CDS encoding ABC transporter permease, with the protein product MTASLIVAFGTASVRVTTPLLLAAIGEGIAERSGVINLGIEGGMLAGAFAAAVVATHDGTTAGVAAGAFAGILVAFAFGAIAIWGRTDQIISGMAVTLAATGLTGLLARRVWGVAGAGLSIPTMHLAAIPGLASIPILGPVFFDQPAITYVAYLMIPIAAWLLFRTRFGLEIRASGEGPTAAAACGVAVTRVRISAVVLGGLCSGVAGASLVLAQVGAFSEQMTAGRGFIAIAIVALGRWNPWGIAASALVFGAATESQFLFQAAGTTIPYQLFLVLPYLLALAVMALATRRHRGPAGLAQTF